The genomic DNA ctttttccttcactAGGGGTTTTTCCCACTGGGTTTTTCCTAgtaaggttttaacgaggcatgATTTTAATACTTTGTTGAAAGGTGGGTGAATAGAAGGATGATCATTTTTCTCTAGTTTTCTCTATTCTCtttatatcttatatatataatttattctATTGTATCATCTGTCTATTTTTTAAGTACATCTTTATTAATCTTAGTCATATATCATCGcctaataaaatatttttataatttatatttttaataatctATTATCTTTATAATAGTGCAACATCAAGTTTTTGGGGaaacattttattcaaaattactGTTTTGGCCAtgtattttaataaatataaaaaatagtTGTTGTTAATAGGAATCAAACCCATGCCAACTATTTGCAAATTAAACACATCAACCGCTTGAGCGATACTTTTGGTTAAACTTTTATAACATTAAGTACTCAGTTAGAACTTATTTATTTACACGAGGTGTCTTGCCTTACGATAGGAATTGAACCTATGTCAACTATTTGCAAATTAAACACGTCAACCAACCCAGAGACaattttgattaaatttttataACATTGAGTATTGAGTTAGAACTTATTTATTTACACGAGGTATCCTGCCTTATATTAacttttatatttattttaatatttatatagaACATAGATTGAATAACTCATTTCAATATTCTAACTTTACACTTATAACAAACATATGACTTCAACCAATTGAGCTAGAAGCTCATTtggttaaattttaataaaatcaaGTATTGAGTTACATACTTCTTTCTATATTTCGGGTGACTAAACCTATACAAttcaatatttatatataataaaattattctaagactTGGGTAATTAGCTGATTAAAATATAATAACTTTACTCATGTGCAACAACGtgattataatttattttaatttatacaTTCAATAAATAActtcttgttgataatatattatcatattaacttgttgataatatcttaccatataataatttattaattatcgaAAATCAGATAATTAACTAACATCGACATACTAACTTTATACTCATGTAACAACTAAGGATATAATCAATCTGAGTCGAGTCGAAAACTGTCAAGCTCGTACTCGATTAAAAATATCCGGGTTCGAGCATGAACTCGAGTTCAACCGAGTTTTAAATTTCAAAACTCGAGATTCAGGTTGTAAAAAGTTCGATAGGTTCAAATTTTTAGGGAAAACatataattcaaaattaatattttacGCCCTTATTTGAATAAATATGGAAAAATATTATTGCCTTGTATAATTGAACATGTGACACCTATATTCAAACATGTGACTTCAATCGATTTAATTAGTGGCTCATTTGATTATATTTTGATAACGTCAAATATTGTGTTATATATTTGTTTATTTATATTGGATGGCTAAACCTATATGATCTAATATCAAATTATtgatatataataaaattattctaagactTGAGTAATTAGCTCACTACAATATACTAACTTTATACTTATGTACAACCATGtgattttaattattatttttatttttaaaaaaattataaatattaaataaataacttgTTGATATTATGTTACCATATTAACTTATTgataatatgttacaatttaataataatttattaaatattgaGACTTGGGATACTTGGTTAATTAACTCACTTCGAAATACCAACTTTACAACAACTAAGGGTATAATCAAGCCGAGCCGAGTCGAAAACTTCCTAACTTGAACTCGATTAAAAATGTCTGAGCTCAAGCACGAGTTCGGTTTCACCCGAATCTTAAATCAAGTATGAAACTTGGGTCGTAAATAGTCCGGTAGCCTCAAGTTCGGCATAAAAACTTGAATCAATATCACCAAAATATTGACAAAAACTCGAAATATGATAGGTTATGCTCGAATTCGattcaaataaaaaaataaaataaattataaaatattaaatatctagataaaaatatatttctattaaaaaataatatcGGCTCGATAAGACTCGTGAACCTTATGAGCCGATTAATTTGAAGTTCGAGTTCGACCGTGCAAAAGATTACTAATTTGCCTCCATATTTTGATAAACATGACacctaaatattataatatttttggtATTTCCAGTTGAAAAAATCATTGAGACTTAAtagaaaattattatttttaatgataATAGTGCACTCTAAACTTTACATTCGCGACACAATATAAATTTAAGGATGTTTGTCATTACAATAGTCTTTCTAACATTAACCACACAATATGGTATGAAATAACACACAAATATCGTAAAAGTACACAAAAAATagcatttttttataaataaagttAGCCCGTTCTCTGCACGGGTAATAAAGCTAGTTTATAATAATGTTCCCAACATATTTTCATTTTGTTACCGCCAGAGTGAATAAAAATAAACGGTAAACCAAAAATAAACCCAAATATGCCTGATATGTCCCTCTCGAATCGGGATACGAGGAGTATAAGATCTACATTTATCTTGCCTCTAGGAGTATTATAATGTTTTGAGGAAGAAACAAATTTGGAAAGTTACAAAAATAGTTGAATTTACTTAATATCTTTGAAAAAATTGGTGTTACACTTGTTTGCATGGCACTCTTTTAGACTTCTACCAACCCTCACATCCTTTTTTTATCAGttcatttatttatattttttacaAACATCCCCAGCCACACCATGGATCAAAGTTATATTGTTTGCACTACGATAAAATTTATTCAAGTAAATGTTTTTTTTGGTTGTATAAATCTTAGTCTTATTGTACCAATCGATATCTGTAACCTATTAAATGTTCATATACCGAAAATCATTTGTTTTGTGAAATCTAATATGTTGAGTAAATACCGAATGTATGATATGTGCAAGGTCAGAACCTTGCTGTTGCAAATCCTGATGCAAAGGCAATCACAGGGATCAACAAGGTAACTGCATATGAAGCATTCTGTTCAACTTCCAAAGTGCAACGGGTAATACAGTCTAAACGAGGTCACCACATAAAGGGGGCTAACCATCTTAGCTCTGATCCATTTCCATATGACAGATAGTACAATGCATATGAAGCCTTCTGTTCAACTTCCAAGGTGCAACGGGTAATACAGTCTAAACGAGATCACCGCATAAAGAGGGCTAACCATCTTAGCTCTGATCCATTTCCATATGACAGATTGTGCAATGCATATGAAGCCTTCTGTTCAACTTCCAAGGTGCAACATGTAATACAATCTAAACGAGGTCACCGCATAAAGGGGGCTAACCATCTTAGCTCTGATCCATTTCCATATGACAGATAGTACAATTTCTTCAAGCCATCTTCCGAGAAAGCTTCACGACGTATTAGCCTTTGCCTGAGAAAAAAAAACTTAGACTAATGTCAACATATCAGGTTTTATATATAAATCACCATTTTTACGGATATTTCGAATGTAAACCATAATCAATACCACGATTTAATCAGCAGAAAGTATGTTTTCACCATTACTGTAAATCTAATTAGAAAGACCCGCTAACATGCAATAGAAAGGGAACTAATATCAACAAATGGATAAATAATTTTGTTAGTTCCTAAAATATCAATTATTCTTCTTTCGGTGACCCCTGCAATAATAATTGTATGCACTAAATCTTCTCAAACAACCACATTACACACACAGTCACACACATAATTTATAGTAACAACATAAAATGCCATGCAATTATAAACCCTTTCAACTTAAAATAATACAGGACAATTgaggaaaaataagaataaatttaGGAGGTACTTAAAAGGGTTATGTAAAAAAATGTTAAGGTATCATTTATATGGTTGTCATGGTCATGGCTTTAATCATTTCTCTAGTATGCTAGAGTTTATGGCATGACTAGATTCTCGAAAATGAAGAGAAAATATTATTTAAACCAAAACATATGGTTGAATTAATAATAGACGATTCAATACCCAAGGAATGAAGGAATGTGAAGTGTGCATTGATCCCAGTTGAAGAATAGAAATGACCGATAAAATCAAAGTGTTAGTCCTAAATATGTTGTTTTGATCGGCTCAGAAGGAATGCAATCCTAAAAAGAACTTAATGGACTAATGCTCTCATAACTTGAGGTTCTACTCCGACAAATGATCATAATTTGAACTAATATCCTAATTTAATACTAATAGTTATAACTAGAACTTTATaactttgaactaatgctctGGCTAAAATTGGTGGGCTTGTGAGGAAAGTTTTTAATGTTTCGAAGCTTTATTTACATTGATCATCCCACATCAACTTCTTGTTCTTTGAAGCCTCTTTAATAACCTTGAAGAAAAGAATGCATTTTTTAGAGGCTTGTGGTATGAAACGACGAAGGGCCGCTATACATCCAGTGAGGCGTTGAACCTCTTTAATGGTCGAAGGGTCTTTCATTTTAGATATAGCTTTTATTTGTGAGGGGTCAGCCTCGATTCCTCGTTGGGAGACAAGAAATCATAAGAATTTTCCAGATGTTAGAGCAAAAGAACATTTTAACGGATTTAGTTGCATGTTATCACGACGAACGTTCTCAAAGGTTTCTCGAAGGTCGAGGGAATGACCGCTTGAAAATTTTGACTTTGTTATCATATCGTCGACATACACCTCAAGGTTTCGATCCAactgatttttaaatattttatccaTCATATGCTGAAACGTTGGTCCGATATTGATCAACCCAAAAAGCATGTTTCAGTATGTGAAGACACCTCGATGTGTTATAAACGCCGTTTGTTCCCAATCTTGATCATCCATCCTGATTTGATTATAGCCTGAGAACGCATCCGTGAAAGATAACAGTTCATGACCAGCCATTGCGTCGATAAGTTGAGCTATATTTGACAAAGTATAATAATCCTTAGGGCATGCTCTGTTGAGGTCGAATTAAtcaacacacattctccattttccattactTTTCTTAACCAGGACAACATTAGCAATCCGTGTAGGAAATTTCACTAGCTCGATAAAACGAGCCACTAAAAGTCGATCAAGCTCTTCGTCGATAGCTCGACGTTTTTCTTTCGAGAAAGTCCGCATCTTTTGTCTGAAAGGATACTTTTGACGGTCGACATGCAGAGAGTCTTGCAACGTCGGTTGGATTTCCAGGCATGTCAGATGGTGACCATGCAAATATGTCCGAGAACTCTCGAAGCAACCTCGTTTATTCATCTTTTATCTGATGATTTAAAATTTTTCCAATTTTAACCGTTTTGCCAGGGGAATTTTCATCAATCAAAACCTCGACCGTTTCACCGACATGTGAGAACGAAGGATCATTGGGGGTGTCGATGATGCTACCAGGATCTATCTGAACGACTTCGTCGACGGATTGAGTATCATTATCCTGCTTCTTATGCACAACGGTAGTGAAGTAGCATTGTCTTGACACAGCTTGGTCGTCACACATCTCTCCCACTCCAAACTCAGTCGGGAAATTCATTTTTTTGTGGGGGATCGACGTAATGGCTTCTAATGCCGAGATTGTCTTTTGACCTAGTATGACATTGTGACTTGAGGTTTCACTTAATACGTGGAACTTAACTATCGTCCATACTTGGCAAGACATCGTGCTGAAAAGCACCAGCATGTCAATTGTCCCTACCACTTTTACCTCATTACCTGTGAAGCCATAAAGAGGTGAATGGGTATTTTCTAGCTTTCTATCGCCTGTATCCATTCGCGCTAAGGCGTGATGATAGAGGATGTCGACAGAACTACCGTTATCGACAAGGATCTCTTTTACTGTGTTAGTACCGATTTTGGCGGTGATAACCAGCGCATCTTGATGGCCTCGTATGATGTTTGGGGCATAGTCCTCGTCCGAGAAGGATATGGCGAGAGATGGAGAAGACTTGTATCTTTTGGGACATTGAGGATTAACTTTACACACTTCTCGGGCGTACGACTTACGAGAGTTGTTTGACATGCCTCCGGTGGTGTAACCCCCGAAGATTACATCGATTATTCTGTCATCTTATCTCTGATGAGTCTGGCCTTGTCCTTCGATATAATGAACGAAATGGCCTTTCCTGATTTTGGATTCAATGAGATTGCTTTATTGGTAGTATTGTTATGTTGTGTGTCCAGTATCTTCATGATAGTCGCAATACCGAGAACGCGGAGGACGACCCGGCTTCATCGGCCTCAGGGGTCGAAAGTCGGGTTTCGTCTTTAAAATTGCCTAAATCTTTGTATTATCGAATATGAGTTTAGTAAACTCTTTATCTTTTCTGTCCCGGGGCTGCCATTTTTGGTCTGAGATAGACCGTCGTTGATATTCATGACTCATCGGGGTTCAATGTTCTTCCTTTCTATTATCTCTTCTTGCTGGTGAATGTCGAGGGGATTTGGAATTATATCCTCGCGATCTCGGAGTCTGGGGACTATGAGCTCTTGACCTGTCATATTTGTAACTAGAGCGTCTCGGAGATCTTATACTACCCACTGCCTCTTGAAGTGTCATACGGTGTTCAACAATCTGGAACGCCGCATGGAGGTGTCGAGGAAGTTTTTCTATGAGTTCTTCTATTAAAATGCCATGTCGGCTTCCATCAATGCCCGCTGCTAAATAATTCATCGCCAAAGACTCCTCTAGGTCTGTTATCTCAGATATAGCTTGACGAAAGTGACCTAAATAGCTTCTCAGGGATTCGCTAGGCCGTTGTCGCATCATAATCAAAGATGCTGTAATTTTTCCCCCTTTGTAGTTGCTTGAAAATCTTGTCTGAAATTTAGTCTTCAACGTAGTCCAAGAGCCGATTGACCTAAATGGGAGATTGTTGTACCAACGTAGGGCTGTGCCTTGTAAGCATGTAGAGAACAATTGGCAACGGGCGACTTCAGAGTGTCTGTAAAATGCCATTCGACCGTCAAAGGTGTTAAGGAAACCCGATGGATCAGAGGATCCATCAAATTGATCAAGTGTCGGAGTTTTTAAAGTCCTGTCTATTTTTGCTTTCTCGATACTTCGAGAGAGAGGGCTTTTCACAGGGGTTTCGAACCTTGATTAAGTGCGAACTAGATCTCGCAACTGGGCCATATCTTCCTGCATTTTTAGGAACTCTTCCTGTGAGATCGAGTCTGTTGACATCGATCCTTGCGGAGTCCCCCCTGAAGACACTGTCTCGGGGTGTCGGGGCCTTGAATATATAAACTCGGTAGAAACCTCCTCTTCGTCATAATAGTAATCATCATCGTCCTCCGAAAGCTCTACATAATCAAGTTCCGCATCACCACCTTCCTTAATCGAAACTTGTTTCAACTCTTGCTGCAAACGTTGAGTTTCTCTTATTTTTTCCAATTTCGCCTCTAATCTATGAGTTTCAGCCTCTAACATCTTGAGCTCTTCGTCCGAGCCTTCTGCACCATCCATCTCTTACTCTCGTAAGAGTTTCTTCTGCTTCAACTTTTGTAAGTGCAACTTAGCATCACTGGATAGCACATACTTCCCCTTTTTTGTTAAAACACGAGAATGAGTATCCTTAATAATTTTCCTATTGCGTTTAACTGGTTGTCTCAGTGCCTGAGATCCCTCAGGTGAGGGGTTTTCCTCCACCGGAAACAACCGTCTTGGTTTAAGGGTCAGCGATATTTTATCATTTTCTGCAGGAGCAACATGTTCTGATTTTTAAACAGTTTGGATCTCAGTCGTGTTCCCACATTTCTCTGGATCTGTTTCTTCAATGATCATGTTGGAGTATCAAATTTAAGAGTTCTTTCTAGCGCCAAATAATGAACCTAAATTTGAGTCATGTTTATACGAGAAATTATACTCTTTATTGATATTTCTTTTTCCAACCTTTTACAAGTTAGACCATTAGTCTGTATTTATAGGAAGCCAAACCTTTTTTGGGCTTTTTCTTTTAGAATTGGGCCttttattgattttttttattacaAACTCTTATTTTAAGATTCTAATTTCCTATTTTAAattctttctctttttttacCCAGCAGAAGTATACGTACACAACAATATTTTTAAACTAAAACGAGTGTTCAGGACTTGAAAGAGCCCTCGACACTGCATATTTATTAGAATTTCACCTCCATTGCAAAAAGTTTTATAAGTATATGTTTGTTATGAGACGTTAATTATTTCTCTGGTCTTCGTGGGATATTTTTATTTAGAGTAATGTTACGTtctccaaaattcttcttctcATCGGAAAATTTTCTAATTTTTCTTTGAGGGATATTTTCTCTggtcttttttattttttaattgtTTCTTATCCCTCATCGACCATTTTCTTAGAAGATAAAGATTTTTTTGGTCGATAAGAAATTATTAACTCTCGTTACTTTAATTTGGTTGACCAGGCAAGTCTCCTTCTTCTAACGTTAATATTACAATATTTTCCCGAATTTaatataaaaaacaaaaaaatagaaaatgattcattttactttcttttctaattttttaaaaaatgggACGAAAATCCGAAAACAAAATGAAGTAAATTTCTCCCCAAATTCACATCTTTTTTTCCACTTTTTGACAAAAAAATATTCAAGAATAAGCTGAATAAACCAATTCTTtctatttattttcttttctcttATATATATGGGAAAGTGTTACATTTAcaatatttatcatatttttttacCTTTATATAGTAGATAACGTCTCCTATTTCTAAAACTTCTCTTCTTGGGCCTTTAGGTATTtgatttcttttataaaattaaaattaaaataataaaataataattactTAAAACAATGCTTGTTTTCATTATTcctatatattttattaatttattatgaAATTTTTGTCTTCTAATTTATCTGGGCCACTTGATTGCAAGCCCATTGGGCCTCCTTATAAAAACAAAACAGCCCTACTCACCACGCATATATGCACACACATCTCATATCACTTAAACCCTAGTTTCGCAGCCACTCGAGACTCAACCTTAGCGCAACAATGGTGAATTCAACTCTCCTTTCAATTTCTCATTTGTTTATATTAATCGATCTGCAATACTTACATTTTCAATTGTATTTATGTATTTAATTGTATAAATTCATCATTTTCAATTTTGTCTAATTTTTTGATTTCCAGTACTATAATTTGTGATTGTagtgtatatatgtatttaattTGCAAACGTATCGATTTGTGCTGATTTATGTTCCGTGTGAAGTTTTCGTAATCTCGAGATTGCGTTTAGTTTAAATTCTGAGTTTATATTGATATCTATTGTGTTTTTAGCTGGATTGATGTATGTCTGTGACTTGTACGTCTTTATTTGTTTGTGTACAGGCTTATGTAGCATTTCTCGAGGTTGcgtttaatttaaattcggagTTTATATTGATATCTATAGTGTTTTTAGCTGGATTGTACATGCTTATGTAGCATTTCTCGAGATTGCGTTTGATTTGAATTCAGAGTTTATATTGATATCCATACTGTTTTTAGGTGGATTGATGTATGCCTGTTGCTTGTACGTGTTTATTTGTTTACTATGTACATGCTTATGTAGCATTTCTCTAGATTGCGTTTGATTTGAATTCAGAGTTTATATTGATATCTATAGTGTTTTTAGCTGGATTGATGTATGTCTGTGACTTGTACGTCTTTATTTGTTTGTGTATATGCTTATGTAGCATTTCTCGAGATTGcgtttaatttaaattcggagTTTTCGTTAATATTTTAGCTGGATTTGAAGTATACTTGTATTTGCAATGACTCAAGTTTTTCATAATTTGTTTATGTATCCGATTACGAAACACTTGTCGAGATTGCGTGCGATATAAATTTAGAGTTTTGTATTTTATAGTGTTTCTTAGATAGATTTAAAGTATGCTTATCTTAATATTTGTCATTCAGGTGTTTGTCAAAGCTAACAAACCGAGAGCTTACTTCAAGAGGTTTCAGGTTAAGTTTAAGAGAAGGCGAGGTAAACATTGAGATGTTTTATTTGTCTTGGTTTATAGATTTGGTTTGAGTTGGTTCTGTTATATCTTGAAATGTTTTTACTGATGGACGGTGTTTTTGTAGAGGGAAAAACTGATTACCGTGCCAGGATTCGCTTGATCAATCAGGACAAGAACAAGTACAACACTCCCAAGTACCGCTTTGTTGTGCGATTTGTATCCTTAAGGCTGTTTGTATGAAATTGTAGTCCTATGTTTAATATTATCTTTTCCGTAAGTTGCAATTATATGTTGCCATCATCCAAGTTTTCGTATGTTGGCATCATGTCTTCTATAGACGTGTTTGCAGATTACTGACAACAAATTTTCTTTTTTGCCTTCAAAATCTCAAAATTCTAGCATAACTAGTTTAAATATATGAGTTAAACCTTAATTTAGCTTCTAGACCAACAAGGATATCACTGCACAAATCATCTCTGCTACCATAGC from Apium graveolens cultivar Ventura chromosome 5, ASM990537v1, whole genome shotgun sequence includes the following:
- the LOC141661323 gene encoding uncharacterized protein LOC141661323 — encoded protein: MAFYRHSEVARCQLFSTCLQGTALRWYNNLPFRSIGSWTTLKTKFQTRFSSNYKGGKITASLIMMRQRPSESLRSYLGHFRQAISEITDLEESLAMNYLAAGIDGSRHGILIEELIEKLPRHLHAAFQIVEHRMTLQEAVGSIRSPRRSSYKYDRSRAHSPQTPRSRGYNSKSPRHSPARRDNRKEEH